The Epinephelus lanceolatus isolate andai-2023 chromosome 11, ASM4190304v1, whole genome shotgun sequence genome window below encodes:
- the septin8a gene encoding septin-8-A isoform X1: MAATDVDVFSNEEKRNLSLGGHVGFDSLPDQLVSKSVTQGFCFNILCVGETGIGKSTLMNTLFNTMFENEEASHYQNGVYLRPRTYDLQESNVHLKLTIVDTVGFGDQINKEDSYKPIVDYIDTQFENYLQEELKIKRSLFNYHDTRIHICLYFIAPTGHSLKSLDLVTMKKLDSKVNIIPIIAKADTISKSELHKFKIKIMSELVSNGVQIYQFPTDDEAVSEINASMNAHLPFAVVGSVEEVKVGNKTVRARQYPWGVVQVENESHCDFVKLREMLIRVNMEDLREQTHARHYELYRRCKLEEMGFKDTDPDSQPFSLQETYEAKRKEFLGDLQRKEEEMRQMFVNKVKETEAELKEKERELHDKFEHLKRVHQEEKRKVEEKRRDLEEEMNAFNRKKVAAETLSLSQPLKKDKDKKNRSVKTENQSGVSASSSKVMMAKANVEPLNCQSWWQAIQCCTCLVHNAAWRPAGLF, encoded by the exons AATGAAGAGAAGCGTAACCTGAGTTTGGGCGGACATGTTGGATTTGACAGCCTGCCTGACCAACTGGTCAGTAAATCGGTCACACAGGGATTTTGTTTTAACATTCTCTGTGTAG GGGAGACCGGTATCGGCAAGTCAACGTTAATGAACACACTCTTCAACACCATGTTTGAGAACGAAGAGGCGAGCCATTATCAGAATGGCGTGTACCTGCGGCCGCGAACATACGACCTGCAAGAAAGCAACGTCCACCTCAAACTGACGATCGTTGACACCGTCGGCTTCGGTGATCAGATCAACAAAGAGGACAG TTACAAGCCCATCGTCGACTACATTGACACTCAGTTTGAAAACTatctccaggaggagctgaagatCAAACGCTCGCTGTTTAACTACCACGACACCAGGATCCACATCTGCCTTTATTTCATCGCCCCAACAGGACACTCCCTAAAGTCCCTGGACCTCGTCACGATGAAAAAACTGGACAGCAAG GTCAACATAATTCCCATCATTGCCAAAGCAGACACAATCTCCAAGAGCGAGCTCcataaattcaaaataaagatTATGAGTGAGCTGGTGAGCAACGGTGTCCAGATATATCAGTTCCCAACAGACGATGAAGCCGTCAGCGAGATCAACGCCTCCATGAAT GCCCATCTGCCCTTTGCCGTGGTTGGGAGCGTGGAAGAGGTCAAAGTGGGGAACAAAACAGTGAGGGCCAGACAGTACCCCTGGGGTGTGGTGCAAG tcGAAAATGAGAGCCACTGCGACTTTGTAAAACTGAGAGAGATGCTGATCAGGGTCAACATGGAGGATCTGAGGGAGCAGACCCACGCCCGCCACTACGAGCTGTACCGACGGTGTAAGCTGGAGGAGATGGGATTCAAAGATACAGATCCTGACAGCCAGCCCTTCAG TCTTCAAGAGACATACGAGGCCAAGAGGAAAGAGTTCTTGGGGGACCTGCAGCGTAAAGAGGAAGAGATGCGCCAAATGTTTGTCAACAAAGTAAAAGAGACAGAAGCAGAGctgaaagaaaaggagagagag CTGCACGACAAGTTTGAGCATCTGAAGCGGGTGCaccaggaggagaagaggaaggtgGAGGAGAAGCGGAGAGACCTGGAGGAAGAGATGAACGCCTTCAACAGGAAGAAGGTGGCAGCTGAAACGCTCTCCTTATCTCAGCCCCTCAAGAAGGACAAGGACAAGAAAAA CAGATCGGTGAAGACGGAGAACCAGTCGGGCGTTAGCGCCTCCAGCTCCAAAGTGATGATGGCCAAAGCCAACGTGGAGCCCTTGAACTGCCAAAGCTGGTGGCAGGCCATACAGTGCTGCACCTGTCTGGTCCACAACGCCGCCTGGAGGCCCGCGGGCCTCTTCTGA
- the septin8a gene encoding septin-8-A isoform X3 produces MAATDVDVFSNEEKRNLSLGGHVGFDSLPDQLVSKSVTQGFCFNILCVGETGIGKSTLMNTLFNTMFENEEASHYQNGVYLRPRTYDLQESNVHLKLTIVDTVGFGDQINKEDSYKPIVDYIDTQFENYLQEELKIKRSLFNYHDTRIHICLYFIAPTGHSLKSLDLVTMKKLDSKVNIIPIIAKADTISKSELHKFKIKIMSELVSNGVQIYQFPTDDEAVSEINASMNAHLPFAVVGSVEEVKVGNKTVRARQYPWGVVQVENESHCDFVKLREMLIRVNMEDLREQTHARHYELYRRCKLEEMGFKDTDPDSQPFSLQETYEAKRKEFLGDLQRKEEEMRQMFVNKVKETEAELKEKERELHDKFEHLKRVHQEEKRKVEEKRRDLEEEMNAFNRKKVAAETLSLSQPLKKDKDKKN; encoded by the exons AATGAAGAGAAGCGTAACCTGAGTTTGGGCGGACATGTTGGATTTGACAGCCTGCCTGACCAACTGGTCAGTAAATCGGTCACACAGGGATTTTGTTTTAACATTCTCTGTGTAG GGGAGACCGGTATCGGCAAGTCAACGTTAATGAACACACTCTTCAACACCATGTTTGAGAACGAAGAGGCGAGCCATTATCAGAATGGCGTGTACCTGCGGCCGCGAACATACGACCTGCAAGAAAGCAACGTCCACCTCAAACTGACGATCGTTGACACCGTCGGCTTCGGTGATCAGATCAACAAAGAGGACAG TTACAAGCCCATCGTCGACTACATTGACACTCAGTTTGAAAACTatctccaggaggagctgaagatCAAACGCTCGCTGTTTAACTACCACGACACCAGGATCCACATCTGCCTTTATTTCATCGCCCCAACAGGACACTCCCTAAAGTCCCTGGACCTCGTCACGATGAAAAAACTGGACAGCAAG GTCAACATAATTCCCATCATTGCCAAAGCAGACACAATCTCCAAGAGCGAGCTCcataaattcaaaataaagatTATGAGTGAGCTGGTGAGCAACGGTGTCCAGATATATCAGTTCCCAACAGACGATGAAGCCGTCAGCGAGATCAACGCCTCCATGAAT GCCCATCTGCCCTTTGCCGTGGTTGGGAGCGTGGAAGAGGTCAAAGTGGGGAACAAAACAGTGAGGGCCAGACAGTACCCCTGGGGTGTGGTGCAAG tcGAAAATGAGAGCCACTGCGACTTTGTAAAACTGAGAGAGATGCTGATCAGGGTCAACATGGAGGATCTGAGGGAGCAGACCCACGCCCGCCACTACGAGCTGTACCGACGGTGTAAGCTGGAGGAGATGGGATTCAAAGATACAGATCCTGACAGCCAGCCCTTCAG TCTTCAAGAGACATACGAGGCCAAGAGGAAAGAGTTCTTGGGGGACCTGCAGCGTAAAGAGGAAGAGATGCGCCAAATGTTTGTCAACAAAGTAAAAGAGACAGAAGCAGAGctgaaagaaaaggagagagag CTGCACGACAAGTTTGAGCATCTGAAGCGGGTGCaccaggaggagaagaggaaggtgGAGGAGAAGCGGAGAGACCTGGAGGAAGAGATGAACGCCTTCAACAGGAAGAAGGTGGCAGCTGAAACGCTCTCCTTATCTCAGCCCCTCAAGAAGGACAAGGACAAGAAAAA tTAA
- the septin8a gene encoding septin-8-A isoform X2, whose amino-acid sequence MAATDVDVFSNEEKRNLSLGGHVGFDSLPDQLVSKSVTQGFCFNILCVGETGIGKSTLMNTLFNTMFENEEASHYQNGVYLRPRTYDLQESNVHLKLTIVDTVGFGDQINKEDSYKPIVDYIDTQFENYLQEELKIKRSLFNYHDTRIHICLYFIAPTGHSLKSLDLVTMKKLDSKVNIIPIIAKADTISKSELHKFKIKIMSELVSNGVQIYQFPTDDEAVSEINASMNAHLPFAVVGSVEEVKVGNKTVRARQYPWGVVQVENESHCDFVKLREMLIRVNMEDLREQTHARHYELYRRCKLEEMGFKDTDPDSQPFSLQETYEAKRKEFLGDLQRKEEEMRQMFVNKVKETEAELKEKERELHDKFEHLKRVHQEEKRKVEEKRRDLEEEMNAFNRKKVAAETLSLSQPLKKDKDKKKSVKTENQSGVSASSSKVMMAKANVEPLNCQSWWQAIQCCTCLVHNAAWRPAGLF is encoded by the exons AATGAAGAGAAGCGTAACCTGAGTTTGGGCGGACATGTTGGATTTGACAGCCTGCCTGACCAACTGGTCAGTAAATCGGTCACACAGGGATTTTGTTTTAACATTCTCTGTGTAG GGGAGACCGGTATCGGCAAGTCAACGTTAATGAACACACTCTTCAACACCATGTTTGAGAACGAAGAGGCGAGCCATTATCAGAATGGCGTGTACCTGCGGCCGCGAACATACGACCTGCAAGAAAGCAACGTCCACCTCAAACTGACGATCGTTGACACCGTCGGCTTCGGTGATCAGATCAACAAAGAGGACAG TTACAAGCCCATCGTCGACTACATTGACACTCAGTTTGAAAACTatctccaggaggagctgaagatCAAACGCTCGCTGTTTAACTACCACGACACCAGGATCCACATCTGCCTTTATTTCATCGCCCCAACAGGACACTCCCTAAAGTCCCTGGACCTCGTCACGATGAAAAAACTGGACAGCAAG GTCAACATAATTCCCATCATTGCCAAAGCAGACACAATCTCCAAGAGCGAGCTCcataaattcaaaataaagatTATGAGTGAGCTGGTGAGCAACGGTGTCCAGATATATCAGTTCCCAACAGACGATGAAGCCGTCAGCGAGATCAACGCCTCCATGAAT GCCCATCTGCCCTTTGCCGTGGTTGGGAGCGTGGAAGAGGTCAAAGTGGGGAACAAAACAGTGAGGGCCAGACAGTACCCCTGGGGTGTGGTGCAAG tcGAAAATGAGAGCCACTGCGACTTTGTAAAACTGAGAGAGATGCTGATCAGGGTCAACATGGAGGATCTGAGGGAGCAGACCCACGCCCGCCACTACGAGCTGTACCGACGGTGTAAGCTGGAGGAGATGGGATTCAAAGATACAGATCCTGACAGCCAGCCCTTCAG TCTTCAAGAGACATACGAGGCCAAGAGGAAAGAGTTCTTGGGGGACCTGCAGCGTAAAGAGGAAGAGATGCGCCAAATGTTTGTCAACAAAGTAAAAGAGACAGAAGCAGAGctgaaagaaaaggagagagag CTGCACGACAAGTTTGAGCATCTGAAGCGGGTGCaccaggaggagaagaggaaggtgGAGGAGAAGCGGAGAGACCTGGAGGAAGAGATGAACGCCTTCAACAGGAAGAAGGTGGCAGCTGAAACGCTCTCCTTATCTCAGCCCCTCAAGAAGGACAAGGACAAGAAAAA ATCGGTGAAGACGGAGAACCAGTCGGGCGTTAGCGCCTCCAGCTCCAAAGTGATGATGGCCAAAGCCAACGTGGAGCCCTTGAACTGCCAAAGCTGGTGGCAGGCCATACAGTGCTGCACCTGTCTGGTCCACAACGCCGCCTGGAGGCCCGCGGGCCTCTTCTGA